In a genomic window of Ruminococcus albus 7 = DSM 20455:
- a CDS encoding GNAT family N-acetyltransferase yields MIVKCKQSDIDLILSYIGNDYPKCLYLFLNVNKYGLEHGRIEAFIQYCKGDISSVMLQYYSCLHIYSKDNYFDNEELTDFIFSKKELTMLYCEASTADKIASNLSKKTDKQFSVTKGWVAQINALKTTPNGLAEKAESKDFEQIVKMIYDDEDIGRSYKYDELAKQLEERNKEGYSRNLVIKDNELVIAHACTNAEFENVSVVAELLVRKEYRRQGHASEIWGDICKELLEEGKEVYSFYYSFESRALHKKLGFEEVCEWSKIVF; encoded by the coding sequence ATGATAGTAAAATGCAAGCAGTCAGACATTGATCTGATCTTATCTTATATAGGCAATGATTATCCAAAATGCCTATATCTCTTTCTTAATGTAAATAAATATGGTTTGGAACACGGCAGAATTGAAGCGTTTATCCAATACTGCAAGGGTGATATCAGTTCTGTTATGTTGCAGTATTACTCTTGTTTACACATCTATTCAAAGGATAATTATTTTGATAATGAAGAACTGACCGACTTCATTTTCTCTAAGAAAGAACTGACTATGCTTTATTGTGAAGCTTCAACCGCTGATAAGATTGCTTCAAACCTTTCCAAAAAGACAGACAAACAATTTTCTGTTACAAAGGGGTGGGTAGCTCAAATAAATGCTCTTAAAACAACTCCTAATGGTCTGGCAGAAAAGGCTGAGAGTAAAGATTTTGAACAGATTGTCAAAATGATCTATGATGATGAGGATATCGGGAGATCGTATAAATATGATGAACTGGCAAAACAGCTTGAAGAAAGAAATAAAGAAGGGTATTCACGGAATTTAGTTATCAAGGATAATGAATTAGTAATAGCACACGCTTGTACAAATGCAGAATTTGAAAATGTGTCTGTTGTAGCAGAATTACTTGTCAGGAAAGAATATCGCAGGCAGGGTCATGCTTCAGAAATATGGGGAGATATCTGTAAAGAGTTGCTGGAAGAAGGGAAAGAGGTCTATTCATTTTATTATTCGTTTGAATCTCGTGCTTTACATAAGAAACTTGGTTTTGAAGAGGTTTGTGAGTGGTCTAAAATAGTATTCTAA
- a CDS encoding LicD family protein — translation MNEENKKIWAVELDLLEKLKDICNKYGLKYCASSGTLLGAVRHKGFIPWDDDIDVFLPWADYKKLLEVAPKECSYPFFFQSFLNEKDGETSASRLRRSDTTGFTKWEYENVGADYDKGIFIDIFPLFYVPESKADQAAQKETIMFFWKCIRGHDALVQINRGKTPNPDYEKYIMYYKCVSESMTITDIKWAYLNACAIDDKPTSIVGATSSRVHLDSLMWETALYDEYIDLPFENTTIKVPKYYEAVLDKQYGDWRTPIENGSRHEMIVIDTETPWRKYMK, via the coding sequence ATGAATGAAGAAAACAAAAAAATATGGGCAGTTGAGCTTGATCTCCTTGAAAAACTAAAGGATATTTGTAATAAGTACGGTTTGAAATACTGTGCAAGTTCCGGAACTTTACTTGGTGCAGTACGTCATAAGGGTTTTATTCCCTGGGATGATGATATTGATGTTTTTCTTCCGTGGGCGGATTACAAAAAGTTATTGGAAGTAGCACCAAAAGAATGTTCCTATCCGTTCTTCTTTCAGAGTTTTCTGAATGAAAAGGACGGTGAAACAAGTGCTAGTAGACTTAGAAGAAGTGATACTACTGGTTTTACAAAATGGGAGTATGAAAATGTCGGTGCTGACTATGACAAAGGTATTTTTATTGACATTTTTCCGCTGTTCTATGTTCCTGAATCTAAGGCTGATCAGGCTGCTCAAAAGGAAACCATTATGTTTTTCTGGAAATGCATTAGAGGACATGACGCATTAGTCCAAATTAACAGAGGAAAAACACCAAACCCAGACTATGAAAAGTACATAATGTATTATAAATGCGTAAGTGAATCAATGACAATCACGGATATCAAATGGGCCTATCTAAACGCTTGTGCAATTGATGATAAACCTACATCGATAGTAGGTGCAACTTCTTCTCGTGTGCATTTAGATTCTCTTATGTGGGAAACAGCACTCTATGACGAGTATATTGATTTACCATTTGAAAATACGACAATCAAAGTGCCAAAATACTACGAGGCTGTTTTGGATAAACAATATGGCGATTGGAGAACACCCATTGAAAATGGATCTCGGCATGAAATGATTGTTATAGATACTGAAACACCTTGGAGAAAGTATATGAAGTAG
- a CDS encoding glycosyltransferase family 2 protein — protein sequence MISIIVPVYNTSQFLDRCLQSLVSQTYKDIEIILIDDCSTDNSAEIMRQWETKDDRIKAIYKSENTGVSDSRNRGLSIANGDFIGFVDSDDWIDPNMYFKMNESLIKFDADIAICSTRKVYSDRNEDLLVPNNESCISREEAFSTCLKYLGRGSNNMFLWNKLFRKNIFDTIPNFHTDIRYCEDILWVTEAFCKARKFVLCSDIGYYYRCLREGSSINLLNNGITDPINAYNLICKELINHNISCSNAAYQRMIDYKDILFRNAAKQGNIKMFRIGANKYNRHLFRWLWREKNYYALKWVVRKEISILYYSIILIINKVKYFFCS from the coding sequence ATGATCAGTATAATTGTTCCTGTATATAATACTTCGCAGTTCCTTGATAGATGTTTGCAGTCTTTAGTGTCACAGACATATAAAGATATTGAGATTATCCTTATTGACGATTGTTCTACTGATAATTCAGCAGAAATAATGCGTCAATGGGAAACCAAAGACGATAGAATAAAAGCGATATATAAAAGTGAAAACACAGGAGTTAGCGATTCTAGGAATCGTGGACTAAGCATTGCAAATGGAGATTTTATTGGATTTGTCGATAGTGATGACTGGATTGATCCGAATATGTATTTCAAAATGAATGAATCTTTAATTAAATTTGATGCTGATATTGCTATATGTTCAACAAGAAAAGTTTATTCTGATAGAAATGAAGATTTATTAGTGCCAAATAATGAATCATGTATATCAAGAGAAGAAGCTTTTTCTACTTGTTTAAAGTATCTTGGTCGTGGATCAAATAATATGTTTCTGTGGAACAAATTATTCAGAAAAAATATTTTTGATACTATTCCTAATTTTCATACTGATATACGATATTGCGAAGATATTTTATGGGTAACAGAGGCATTTTGCAAAGCAAGAAAATTTGTTCTGTGCTCAGACATTGGATACTATTACAGATGCCTTAGAGAAGGCAGTTCAATCAATCTGCTAAATAATGGAATCACCGATCCGATAAATGCATATAACTTGATTTGCAAAGAATTGATCAATCATAATATAAGTTGTTCAAATGCTGCATACCAAAGAATGATTGATTACAAAGATATCTTATTTAGAAATGCTGCAAAACAAGGAAATATAAAGATGTTTCGAATAGGGGCAAATAAATACAACAGGCATTTATTTCGTTGGCTTTGGAGAGAAAAGAATTATTATGCATTAAAATGGGTAGTTCGTAAGGAGATATCTATATTATATTATTCTATTATTTTGATAATTAATAAAGTTAAATATTTTTTCTGTTCGTGA
- a CDS encoding polysaccharide pyruvyl transferase family protein, with protein sequence MKKIAILTITDGQNYGNRLQNYALQKVLTGLGYDVETIQRRTWRDLRGIKKYKQLIKNMIKSVLGYPSCRFRKLRVRSFDKFNKRYLKFSDVVLCDNRYPSGLSKRYDYFVVGSDQVWNAGFRIIYEDIKNHLAYFAESQQRISYAASFGTNCIASGYEDIFKEELPKFKAVSVREISGVKIARECGVEATVVIDPTMLLTSTQWLEIAKKPSYIEDEPFVMTYFLGGRDDELKDYIRRISEGKKIVDLEIESVTDDKISSIDVYCSAPDEFVWLAANADCIITDSFHATVFSILFHRPFCVFERKAINKSYKMGSRLDTLLGLFHLDRFHDSNRSFSVIPEEYVTDEIEQILMTERKKSMEFLRSALSE encoded by the coding sequence ATGAAAAAGATTGCTATTCTAACCATTACTGATGGACAAAATTATGGAAATCGCCTTCAGAACTATGCTCTTCAAAAAGTTTTGACTGGCTTAGGTTATGATGTTGAAACAATTCAGAGAAGAACGTGGCGTGACCTAAGAGGAATAAAGAAATATAAGCAGCTTATTAAAAATATGATAAAGAGTGTATTGGGTTATCCTAGTTGCAGGTTCCGCAAGCTACGTGTCAGGTCGTTTGATAAGTTTAATAAAAGATATTTAAAGTTCTCAGACGTTGTTCTATGCGATAATCGTTATCCCAGCGGTCTGTCAAAAAGATACGATTATTTTGTTGTAGGCAGCGATCAAGTATGGAATGCGGGATTCAGGATAATATATGAGGATATAAAGAATCATCTGGCTTATTTTGCAGAATCCCAACAGAGAATATCATATGCAGCAAGCTTTGGGACAAATTGTATTGCATCCGGATATGAAGATATCTTTAAAGAGGAACTGCCGAAATTTAAGGCCGTTTCGGTAAGAGAAATAAGCGGTGTGAAGATAGCTAGAGAATGCGGTGTTGAAGCAACCGTCGTAATCGACCCGACAATGTTGCTGACTAGCACACAATGGCTTGAGATTGCTAAGAAGCCATCATACATAGAGGATGAACCTTTCGTAATGACTTATTTTCTTGGCGGCAGAGATGATGAACTAAAGGATTATATACGAAGGATATCTGAAGGTAAAAAAATTGTAGATCTTGAGATAGAATCTGTTACAGATGATAAAATAAGCTCTATAGATGTATATTGCTCTGCGCCTGATGAATTTGTGTGGTTGGCAGCAAACGCCGATTGTATTATTACAGATTCTTTCCACGCAACTGTGTTTTCAATCCTTTTTCACAGACCTTTCTGCGTATTTGAAAGAAAGGCTATTAATAAAAGCTACAAAATGGGCAGTAGATTAGATACTTTGTTAGGGCTTTTTCATTTAGATAGATTTCATGACAGTAATAGAAGTTTTTCAGTAATCCCTGAAGAATATGTAACTGATGAAATAGAACAAATCCTAATGACTGAGAGAAAAAAATCTATGGAATTTTTAAGGAGTGCATTATCTGAATGA
- a CDS encoding oligosaccharide flippase family protein, whose product MKIERTKNAARNIVWGIIEKVASLLLPFAVRTIMIKALGSEYLGLSSLFTSILSVLSISELGIGTAIVFSMYKPIAEDDNDMLCALLNAYRSVYRLIGIIILFAGIAITPFLPKLVKGSVPSDVSLYALYFIYLFNTVISYFLFSYKAALFSAFQRNDLVSKRSFVINLVSNIYKIVVLLLFHNYYIYVIVIPAATIATNLLNAYLANKMFPDIQCKGVLPKETKDGIKKRIIGLMSFKIYNVVFASVDSIVISSFLGLTPLAIYNNYYYVQNSLVGFLVILTSSITAGVGNKMVTNSKEDNYSDFKKITFVNGWICSLCAVCMFCLYQPFMVLWVGKELVFPFSTMTLMVFYFLLPRITTIQYTYREAAGLWWEDRFRPLIATVVNLSTNLILVQIIGMNGVIISTLICTVFINVPWGAIVLFKKYFNMSPREYFYHIAFYLLITSLAGVITYSLCCIIPLKGIVNLAIRSVFCLIIPNVVFWIFYHKREEYSFAVGLVCRIKKHVLK is encoded by the coding sequence ATGAAGATTGAGCGAACCAAAAATGCAGCAAGAAATATTGTTTGGGGAATTATAGAAAAAGTAGCTTCATTATTACTACCATTTGCAGTAAGAACAATAATGATTAAAGCTCTTGGTTCTGAATACTTAGGATTAAGTAGTTTGTTTACATCAATTCTATCTGTTCTCAGTATTTCAGAACTCGGAATAGGTACGGCTATTGTATTCAGTATGTACAAGCCAATCGCTGAAGATGATAATGATATGCTTTGTGCTTTGCTTAATGCATATAGAAGTGTGTATAGATTGATTGGAATAATAATTCTTTTTGCAGGAATAGCCATTACCCCATTTCTTCCTAAACTGGTAAAGGGCTCAGTTCCTTCAGATGTAAGTTTGTACGCTCTGTATTTTATCTATTTGTTTAATACTGTTATTAGCTACTTTTTGTTCTCATATAAGGCTGCATTGTTTTCTGCATTTCAGAGAAATGATTTAGTATCTAAGCGCAGTTTTGTAATAAATCTTGTTAGCAACATATATAAAATTGTTGTATTACTCTTGTTTCACAATTATTATATATATGTTATTGTTATTCCAGCAGCTACTATTGCAACAAATTTATTGAATGCATATTTAGCTAATAAAATGTTTCCTGATATACAGTGTAAAGGTGTGTTACCAAAGGAAACTAAGGATGGAATAAAGAAAAGAATAATTGGACTTATGTCATTTAAGATCTACAATGTTGTTTTTGCATCAGTAGACAGTATAGTTATTTCGTCTTTTCTTGGATTGACACCCCTTGCAATATATAATAATTACTATTATGTACAGAATTCATTAGTTGGATTTTTAGTGATACTTACATCATCAATAACTGCTGGTGTAGGTAATAAAATGGTAACTAACAGCAAGGAAGATAATTATTCAGATTTCAAAAAAATCACGTTTGTTAATGGCTGGATATGCAGCTTGTGTGCAGTTTGTATGTTTTGCTTATATCAGCCGTTCATGGTGTTATGGGTCGGAAAGGAACTGGTATTTCCATTCAGTACAATGACACTGATGGTTTTTTATTTTTTGCTTCCAAGAATCACAACGATCCAGTATACCTATAGGGAAGCTGCTGGTTTATGGTGGGAAGACCGTTTCAGACCATTGATTGCGACTGTCGTAAATCTGAGCACCAATCTGATACTCGTTCAGATTATAGGAATGAACGGAGTTATCATTTCTACACTTATCTGTACTGTTTTTATTAATGTTCCGTGGGGAGCAATTGTGCTATTTAAGAAGTATTTTAATATGTCTCCCAGAGAATATTTTTATCATATAGCTTTCTATCTTTTGATCACTTCTTTGGCGGGAGTTATTACTTATTCATTGTGTTGTATCATACCACTTAAGGGAATCGTTAACCTAGCGATTAGAAGTGTATTTTGCCTGATAATACCAAATGTGGTTTTCTGGATATTCTATCATAAAAGAGAAGAATACTCATTTGCTGTAGGATTGGTTTGCAGAATAAAAAAGCATGTACTTAAATAA
- the menD gene encoding 2-succinyl-5-enolpyruvyl-6-hydroxy-3-cyclohexene-1-carboxylate synthase, with product MGKYSVEKSIQILIAILKANNIRKVIVSPGTTNISLVVSMVNDGSFEMYSAVDERGAAYIACGLASESGEPVVITCTGSTASRNYYPGLTEAFYRKLPILAITASQDFVRNGNLSPQFIDRTQQPKDSVLLSVQIPIVRNSADEYDATIKINRAVTELFHHGGGPVHINLASSYTNDFSVEELPSVHIINRHTYSDQKQYPKIELGKKVGIIIGNHKTFSVQLTEAIDNFCAIYDAVVIVDHSSHYWGNYRVLPTILTCQGAHNSKLFDFELLIHIGEAHGDYYTEPYMKRAKEVWRISEDGEIRDTFGVLTNLFEMTELHFFDTYNKNFQEVNPKHDQRDLFYKEINDIYDQIPELPFSNIWIAQQIIPQFPSDACLELGVSNTMRSWTFFDFKSEVYVLANTGCRGIDGAIPTLVGMSLADPEKIHFAVMGDLTFFYSFNVLGNRHIGKNLRILLVNNGCGEEFNIYSNRAYKIYDGDHEKINEFIAAGNQTGTRSKQLVKHFAEDIGMKYMTASNKEEFTQLLPEFLNTESESDSIIFEVFTDVDEENTALKLIRNIRIDTSSAIKGKIKSLLGRK from the coding sequence ATGGGAAAGTATTCTGTAGAAAAAAGTATTCAGATTCTTATTGCAATATTAAAGGCAAATAACATAAGAAAGGTTATTGTCAGTCCCGGCACAACAAATATCAGCTTGGTTGTAAGTATGGTGAACGACGGAAGCTTTGAAATGTATTCTGCTGTAGATGAGCGAGGTGCAGCATATATTGCCTGCGGTCTTGCATCGGAAAGCGGAGAACCCGTTGTTATTACTTGCACAGGTTCAACTGCATCCAGAAATTACTACCCAGGACTGACCGAAGCGTTTTATCGCAAATTACCTATCCTTGCAATTACTGCTTCTCAGGATTTTGTTCGTAACGGAAATCTAAGTCCCCAATTCATTGATAGAACTCAGCAGCCCAAAGACAGCGTTTTGCTCAGTGTCCAGATTCCAATTGTCAGAAATTCAGCTGATGAATATGATGCTACAATTAAGATCAACAGAGCTGTAACGGAGCTTTTTCACCATGGCGGCGGACCTGTACATATTAATCTAGCTTCGAGCTATACTAATGATTTTTCTGTTGAAGAATTACCAAGTGTTCATATAATTAATCGACATACATATAGTGACCAAAAACAATATCCCAAAATTGAGCTGGGTAAAAAAGTTGGTATAATTATTGGAAATCATAAAACATTCAGTGTGCAGTTAACAGAAGCAATCGACAATTTCTGTGCAATATACGATGCAGTGGTGATCGTTGATCACAGCAGTCACTATTGGGGAAATTACAGAGTTCTTCCTACAATTCTTACTTGCCAGGGAGCTCATAACTCTAAATTGTTTGATTTTGAATTATTGATCCATATTGGTGAGGCACACGGTGATTATTATACTGAACCATATATGAAGCGTGCGAAAGAAGTATGGCGCATAAGCGAAGATGGCGAGATAAGGGATACATTTGGGGTATTAACCAATTTGTTTGAAATGACGGAATTACACTTCTTTGATACATATAACAAAAACTTTCAAGAAGTGAATCCTAAGCATGATCAAAGAGATCTGTTTTATAAAGAAATAAATGATATATATGATCAAATTCCAGAGCTGCCTTTTTCAAATATATGGATTGCTCAGCAAATTATTCCCCAATTTCCTTCGGATGCTTGTTTGGAATTAGGAGTTAGCAATACCATGAGATCATGGACATTTTTTGATTTCAAATCGGAAGTCTATGTTTTGGCTAACACAGGATGTCGTGGAATCGATGGAGCTATTCCTACATTGGTCGGAATGTCACTTGCAGATCCTGAAAAAATACATTTTGCGGTCATGGGTGATTTGACGTTCTTTTATAGCTTTAATGTTCTTGGAAACCGACATATTGGTAAGAATTTAAGAATTTTGTTGGTCAATAATGGATGTGGCGAAGAATTCAATATATACTCAAATAGGGCATATAAAATATATGATGGCGATCACGAAAAAATTAATGAGTTTATCGCAGCCGGAAATCAAACCGGAACCAGATCAAAACAATTAGTGAAACATTTTGCAGAAGATATTGGAATGAAATATATGACTGCATCAAATAAAGAAGAATTCACGCAATTATTGCCGGAATTTTTAAATACTGAGTCTGAAAGCGACTCCATTATTTTTGAAGTCTTTACAGATGTTGATGAAGAAAATACCGCATTAAAACTCATAAGAAATATAAGAATTGATACATCATCAGCTATAAAAGGGAAAATCAAAAGTTTATTGGGAAGAAAATAA
- a CDS encoding NAD-dependent epimerase/dehydratase family protein gives MKVLLLGGTGAMGTHVIDFLKKKDKIEIVVSSRSARKANDKVTYVQGNAKDITFLKELCKQHWDAILDFMVYTTSELQSRIDLLLSSTVQYLFFSSARVYADSSDLITEDSPRLLDVCTDQTYLSTDEYALAKAREENILFSHKNKNWTIIRPSLTYGENRLQLGVYEKENWLYRALHGRSIVFSKDLMERYYTLSYGKDVAEGIAALVGNKDAVGEVFHIVQDQSFQWKNILELYVAEIEKVTGKKPNVVLTEKSTNLKLEYKKYQVIYGRYFNRHFDNSKIKKFVDTSNWLQPDDGLVQCLDTFLKEPVYQNIDWNVEVLLDKAAHEFTPIKDIKGKRAKLSYLKHRFI, from the coding sequence ATGAAAGTATTATTACTAGGCGGAACCGGAGCAATGGGAACACATGTCATTGACTTCCTTAAGAAAAAAGATAAAATTGAAATAGTTGTTTCTTCACGTTCTGCAAGAAAAGCTAATGATAAAGTTACATATGTCCAAGGTAATGCTAAAGACATTACATTCCTAAAAGAATTGTGCAAACAGCATTGGGATGCTATTCTAGATTTTATGGTTTACACAACATCAGAATTGCAAAGTCGAATTGACTTACTATTATCTTCTACAGTTCAGTATTTATTTTTCAGTTCAGCAAGAGTATATGCTGATTCATCAGACCTAATAACAGAGGACAGCCCCAGATTATTAGATGTTTGTACAGATCAAACATATTTATCTACAGATGAATATGCACTTGCAAAAGCACGAGAAGAAAATATTCTCTTTTCTCATAAGAATAAAAACTGGACAATTATCAGACCAAGCTTAACTTATGGCGAGAATCGCTTACAGTTGGGTGTTTATGAAAAAGAAAATTGGCTGTATCGAGCGTTACATGGTAGATCTATTGTTTTTTCAAAAGATTTGATGGAAAGGTACTATACTCTTTCTTATGGAAAAGATGTAGCTGAAGGAATTGCAGCACTTGTAGGCAATAAAGACGCGGTAGGAGAGGTCTTTCATATTGTTCAGGATCAGTCATTTCAGTGGAAAAACATATTAGAGTTATATGTAGCTGAGATTGAAAAAGTTACCGGAAAGAAACCTAATGTTGTATTAACTGAGAAGTCAACAAATTTAAAACTGGAATATAAAAAGTATCAAGTTATATATGGCAGATATTTCAACAGGCATTTTGATAATTCTAAAATCAAAAAGTTTGTTGATACCTCAAATTGGTTGCAACCTGATGATGGCTTGGTACAATGCCTTGATACGTTTTTAAAAGAGCCTGTATATCAGAATATTGATTGGAATGTAGAAGTATTGCTTGATAAGGCAGCACATGAATTTACTCCAATAAAAGATATAAAAGGCAAAAGAGCAAAACTAAGCTATCTAAAGCATAGATTTATATGA
- a CDS encoding acyltransferase yields MYAATEQNRTEQNRTEQSNTIQLFRGLSIIAVVFIHNTPSGITQVFVRPFLNFSVGLFLFLSGFLTDPNKISIKKRLKKVLIPYVIWTAVYVILYNYQSPGSIPLLFFKNLITANSAAMMYYIAVYCQLTLLVPIINKFANSKYKYWFLLISPIEIIVMRTLPILFRFQFPNIITSIMHISFVGWFEYYYLGYLIGNKKLELSSIKIRKMYFLLAFSILFQYGEGFLFYSLESDKCGTQLKLSSLATGIVICLISCCFITNGKKYNCTAIKNLGDKSFGIYLSHMAIMRLLGLIPFYSEYVVFPINAGIIIMFSYLFAIISSSILAKNNYIWNV; encoded by the coding sequence GTGTATGCTGCAACAGAGCAGAACAGAACAGAACAGAACAGAACAGAACAGAGTAATACTATTCAATTATTCAGAGGACTTTCAATAATAGCTGTTGTATTTATACACAACACGCCTTCCGGAATAACACAGGTTTTTGTAAGACCATTTCTTAACTTTTCTGTAGGTTTATTCTTGTTTCTTAGCGGATTTCTAACTGATCCCAATAAAATTTCAATAAAGAAAAGACTTAAAAAAGTCTTAATACCCTATGTTATATGGACTGCTGTTTATGTGATTTTATATAATTATCAATCACCAGGCTCCATTCCCTTGCTATTCTTTAAAAACTTGATTACGGCAAATTCAGCTGCGATGATGTATTATATTGCAGTATACTGTCAGTTAACTTTGTTAGTTCCAATAATCAACAAGTTTGCAAATTCAAAATATAAATACTGGTTCCTTTTGATTTCTCCAATTGAAATAATAGTAATGCGAACACTCCCTATACTGTTTAGATTTCAATTTCCTAATATTATAACATCAATTATGCATATCTCGTTTGTGGGATGGTTTGAATATTACTATCTTGGATATCTTATTGGTAATAAGAAATTAGAGTTGTCAAGTATAAAAATACGAAAGATGTATTTTCTACTAGCTTTTTCGATACTATTTCAGTATGGAGAAGGTTTCCTTTTTTACTCATTGGAAAGTGATAAATGTGGAACTCAATTGAAGCTCAGCAGCTTGGCTACAGGAATTGTTATTTGCTTGATTAGCTGTTGCTTTATTACTAATGGAAAGAAATATAACTGTACCGCTATAAAGAATCTTGGCGATAAATCATTTGGTATTTATTTATCACATATGGCTATTATGCGTTTGTTAGGATTGATCCCCTTTTATTCGGAATATGTTGTATTTCCAATAAATGCTGGTATTATCATCATGTTTTCATATTTATTTGCTATTATTAGTAGTAGCATTCTTGCAAAGAATAATTATATTTGGAATGTGTAA
- a CDS encoding UDP-N-acetylglucosamine pyrophosphorylase — translation MYKTSDLYDLEHTLAKDYLSQFTYPWEVLSGIKDFIIELGKTLDPNEYEQREEGVWVHKTAKVFPTAYLGAPCIIGPNTEVRHCAFIRGSALVGADCVVGNSVELKNVILFDHVQTPHYNYVGDSILGYFSHMGAGSITSNVKSDKKNVIVRDGSEKVETGIKKFGAMIGDYVEVGCNAVCNPGTVIGRNSNVYPTSCVRGVVPADSIWKDNGEIIHKEDRC, via the coding sequence ATGTACAAAACATCTGATCTATATGATCTTGAACATACCTTAGCTAAGGACTACCTGAGCCAGTTCACCTACCCCTGGGAAGTTCTCAGCGGCATAAAGGATTTTATCATTGAACTCGGCAAGACCCTCGACCCCAACGAATATGAACAGCGTGAGGAAGGCGTGTGGGTACACAAGACTGCAAAGGTTTTCCCGACTGCGTATCTCGGTGCACCTTGCATAATCGGACCGAATACCGAAGTGCGTCACTGTGCGTTCATTCGTGGTTCTGCACTGGTGGGTGCTGACTGCGTTGTAGGCAACAGCGTTGAACTAAAAAACGTTATACTTTTTGACCACGTTCAGACTCCGCACTACAATTATGTTGGAGACAGCATTCTCGGTTATTTCAGCCACATGGGCGCTGGCTCTATCACATCGAACGTGAAGTCCGATAAAAAGAATGTCATTGTCCGAGATGGCAGCGAGAAGGTTGAGACCGGTATCAAGAAGTTTGGTGCGATGATAGGCGACTATGTCGAGGTTGGCTGTAATGCCGTCTGCAATCCGGGTACTGTCATCGGTAGGAACAGCAATGTTTATCCGACTTCTTGCGTACGTGGTGTTGTGCCTGCTGATTCGATTTGGAAGGATAATGGAGAGATCATACATAAGGAAGATAGATGCTAA